One region of Balaenoptera ricei isolate mBalRic1 chromosome 5, mBalRic1.hap2, whole genome shotgun sequence genomic DNA includes:
- the SCOC gene encoding short coiled-coil protein isoform X3, whose product MYAARRTGTREERPTAWALDHSSRILHPRPKSLLPKMMNADMDAVDAENQVELEEKTRLINQVLELQHTLEDLSARVDAVKEENLKLKSENQVLGQYIENLMSASSVFQTTDTKSKRK is encoded by the exons ATGTACGCGGCCCGGCGCACGGGGACCCGGGAAGAGCGTCCTACGGCCTGGGCGTTAG ACCATTCATCAAGAATTTTGCATCCAAGGCCCAAAAGTTTGTTACCGAAGATGATGAATGCTGACATGGATG CAGTTGATGCTGAAAATCAGGTGGAACTGGAGGAGAAAACACGACTTATTAATCAAGTGTTGGAACTCCAACACACCCTTGAAG atCTCTCTGCAAGAGTAGATGCAGTTAAGGAAGAAAATCTGAAGCTAAAATCAGAAAACCAAGTTCTTGGACAATATATAGAAAACCTCATGTCAGCTTCTAGTGTTTTTCAAACAACTGacacaaaaagcaaaagaaaataa
- the SCOC gene encoding short coiled-coil protein isoform X1 produces MRKRAFLSGDWLATGRDGAGLQPRRTLCGRRGRGCRCQLVRVSRPEVSSRSLPLPAPQTADHSSRILHPRPKSLLPKMMNADMDAVDAENQVELEEKTRLINQVLELQHTLEDLSARVDAVKEENLKLKSENQVLGQYIENLMSASSVFQTTDTKSKRK; encoded by the exons ATGCGCAAGCGTGCCTTCTTGAGTGGGGATTGGCTGGCGACGGGCCGGGACGGGGCGGGACTCCAGCCTCGACGCACGCTCTGTGGGCGGAGAGGGCGGGGTTGCCGGTGCCAGTTGGTCCGAGTGTCCAGGCCTGAGGTATCCTCCCGATCCCTCCCACTGCCGGCGCCTCAAACGGCAG ACCATTCATCAAGAATTTTGCATCCAAGGCCCAAAAGTTTGTTACCGAAGATGATGAATGCTGACATGGATG CAGTTGATGCTGAAAATCAGGTGGAACTGGAGGAGAAAACACGACTTATTAATCAAGTGTTGGAACTCCAACACACCCTTGAAG atCTCTCTGCAAGAGTAGATGCAGTTAAGGAAGAAAATCTGAAGCTAAAATCAGAAAACCAAGTTCTTGGACAATATATAGAAAACCTCATGTCAGCTTCTAGTGTTTTTCAAACAACTGacacaaaaagcaaaagaaaataa